A region of Pasteurellaceae bacterium Orientalotternb1 DNA encodes the following proteins:
- a CDS encoding signal peptidase I: MANILPIIFIAALYGVWKVLDGMQLPNTISIILVGLVVICGGFAAFYKFSAEPRRKAKIVREQKRLGRELTAEELKEIQLRSAVGEFLASLFGVLFFVTVLRSFLFEPFQIPSGSMEPTLRVGDFLIVEKYAYGIKDPIWQNTLIETGKVQRGDVVVFKAPKQPHIDYIKRVVGVGGDKVQYDFATQQLTVTHGDTGEVKVFQYSQGKPNPDFFYHGDMQMERTETGDVTHQILNNPQPFNYAPYFFKQEGLNAGEWLVPQGHYFVMGDNRDNSEDSRFWGFVPEKNLVGKATFLWLSLDKKPNEFPTGLRFERMFTSIK, from the coding sequence ATGGCAAATATTCTGCCGATTATTTTTATCGCCGCTTTGTACGGCGTTTGGAAAGTGTTAGATGGCATGCAGCTGCCTAATACCATTTCGATTATTTTAGTTGGGTTAGTGGTGATTTGTGGAGGCTTTGCGGCGTTTTATAAATTCAGTGCCGAGCCTCGTCGCAAAGCGAAAATTGTCCGTGAGCAGAAACGTCTAGGGCGTGAATTAACTGCCGAAGAGCTGAAAGAAATTCAGCTTCGCTCTGCGGTTGGCGAGTTTTTGGCATCATTATTTGGCGTGTTGTTCTTTGTTACTGTACTGCGTTCGTTCTTGTTTGAACCTTTCCAAATTCCTAGTGGCTCAATGGAGCCGACCTTGCGTGTGGGCGATTTCTTGATCGTGGAAAAATACGCTTACGGCATTAAAGATCCGATTTGGCAAAATACCTTGATCGAAACAGGCAAAGTGCAACGGGGCGATGTGGTAGTGTTTAAAGCACCAAAACAGCCGCATATCGATTACATTAAACGGGTTGTCGGGGTTGGCGGCGATAAAGTGCAATATGATTTTGCTACACAGCAGCTGACGGTAACGCACGGTGATACGGGCGAAGTGAAAGTGTTCCAATATAGCCAAGGCAAACCAAACCCAGATTTCTTCTACCACGGCGATATGCAGATGGAACGCACCGAAACGGGTGATGTCACGCATCAGATTTTGAACAATCCACAGCCGTTTAATTATGCTCCATATTTCTTCAAGCAAGAAGGTTTAAATGCAGGCGAATGGCTTGTGCCACAAGGGCATTATTTCGTGATGGGCGACAATCGTGATAACAGTGAAGACAGCCGTTTCTGGGGTTTTGTGCCAGAGAAAAATTTAGTCGGTAAAGCCACATTTCTCTGGCTCAGTTTAGACAAAAAGCCGAACGAATTCCCAACAGGGCTTCGTTTCGAGAGAATGTTTACCTCGATTAAATAA
- a CDS encoding ribonuclease III — protein MQLERLQRTLGYQFTNLDYLKQALTHRSAASQNNERLEFLGDSILNFAIGKALYEKFPKANEGELSRMRAALVKEQTLAIVARQFELGEHLKLGAGELKSGGHRRESILSDCVEAIIAAIYLDAGIDQAQERVYHWYETLLSEMKPGEAQKDPKTRLQEFLQARKMNLPDYQVIDIKGEAHNQTFKVSCKIAKVDDVFIGTGTSRRKAEQHAAEQVIEKLNIK, from the coding sequence ATGCAACTAGAACGATTACAACGAACGTTAGGTTACCAATTTACTAACCTTGATTACCTCAAACAAGCCTTGACGCATCGCAGTGCAGCATCGCAAAACAACGAACGCCTTGAATTTTTGGGCGACTCCATTCTGAATTTTGCCATCGGCAAAGCCCTGTATGAAAAATTCCCGAAAGCGAATGAAGGTGAATTAAGCCGAATGCGTGCGGCATTGGTGAAAGAGCAGACTCTTGCGATTGTCGCTCGCCAATTTGAATTGGGCGAACATCTCAAACTTGGTGCAGGTGAGCTAAAAAGTGGTGGTCATCGCCGAGAGTCGATTTTATCTGATTGCGTTGAAGCAATTATTGCCGCCATCTATTTAGATGCGGGCATCGACCAAGCACAGGAACGGGTGTATCACTGGTACGAAACGCTGTTAAGCGAAATGAAACCTGGTGAAGCACAAAAAGATCCCAAAACCCGTTTGCAAGAATTTTTACAAGCCCGCAAAATGAATTTGCCTGATTATCAAGTGATTGATATTAAAGGCGAAGCCCATAACCAAACCTTTAAAGTGAGCTGTAAAATAGCCAAAGTCGATGACGTTTTTATCGGCACTGGCACCAGCCGCCGCAAAGCCGAACAACATGCGGCAGAGCAGGTGATTGAGAAATTGAATATTAAATAA
- the gpmA gene encoding phosphoglyceromutase (2,3-bisphosphoglycerate-dependent; catalyzes the interconversion of 2-phosphoglycerate to 3-phosphoglycerate), with product MELVFIRHGFSEWNAKNLFTGWRDVNLTERGVEEAKAAGKKLLDAGYEFDIAFTSVLTRAIKTCNIVLEESNQLWIPQVKNWRLNERHYGALQGLDKKETAEKYGDEQVHIWRRSYDISPPDLDPTDPNSAHNDRRYAHLPSDVVPNAENLKITLERVLPFWEDQIAPALLSGKRVLVTAHGNSLRALAKHIIGISDADIMDFEIPTGQPLVLKLDDNLNFIEKFYL from the coding sequence ATGGAATTAGTCTTTATTCGCCACGGTTTCAGTGAGTGGAATGCTAAAAATTTATTTACTGGCTGGCGTGATGTGAACCTTACCGAGCGTGGTGTGGAAGAAGCAAAAGCAGCGGGTAAAAAATTGTTAGACGCAGGCTATGAATTCGACATCGCTTTTACTTCAGTTTTAACCCGTGCGATCAAAACGTGTAACATTGTGTTAGAAGAATCTAACCAACTTTGGATCCCACAAGTGAAAAACTGGCGTTTAAATGAGCGTCACTACGGTGCATTGCAAGGTTTAGACAAAAAAGAAACCGCAGAAAAATACGGTGATGAGCAAGTTCACATCTGGCGTCGTTCTTACGATATTTCTCCGCCCGATCTTGATCCAACAGATCCAAACTCTGCTCACAACGACCGCCGCTATGCTCACTTACCAAGTGATGTGGTGCCAAATGCAGAAAACTTAAAAATCACCCTTGAGCGTGTATTACCGTTTTGGGAAGACCAAATCGCACCTGCGTTACTTTCTGGCAAACGTGTGCTCGTTACCGCTCACGGTAACTCATTGCGTGCTTTAGCGAAACACATCATCGGTATTTCTGATGCAGATATTATGGATTTCGAAATCCCGACTGGTCAGCCGTTAGTGTTGAAATTGGACGACAACTTAAACTTCATTGAGAAGTTCTATTTATAA
- a CDS encoding elongation factor 4 translates to MQNIRNFSIIAHIDHGKSTLSDRLIQTCGGLSDREMEAQVLDSMDLERERGITIKAQSVTLNYKAKDGETYQLNFIDTPGHVDFSYEVSRSLAACEGALLVVDAGQGVEAQTLANCYTAIEMDLEVVPILNKIDLPAAEPERVAEEIEDIVGIDAMEAVRCSAKTGLGIDLVLEEIVAKIPAPEGDPDAPLQALIIDSWFDNYLGVVSLVRVKNGSIKKGDKIKVMSTGQSYNVDRLGIFTPKQVDTSELKTGEVGWVVCAIKDILGAPVGDTLTSHHHSATEALPGFKKVKPQVYAGLFPISSDDYEAFRDALGKLSLNDASLFYEPENSTALGFGFRCGFLGLLHMEIIQERLEREYDLDLITTAPTVVYEVEQTNGEVVYVDSPSKLPPISNIADIREPIAECNMLVPQEFLGNVITLCVEKRGVQTNMVYHGNQIALTYEIPMGEVVLDFFDRLKSTSRGYASLDYGFKRFQSADMVRVDIMINGERVDALALIVHKANAPYRGRELVEKMKELIPRQQFDIAIQAAIGNHIIARSTVKQLRKNVLAKCYGGDVSRKKKLLQKQKEGKKRMKSLGNVEVPQEAFLAILHVGKD, encoded by the coding sequence ATGCAGAATATTCGTAACTTTTCTATTATTGCTCACATCGACCACGGTAAATCGACCCTTTCTGACCGCTTGATCCAAACTTGCGGCGGTTTGAGTGATCGTGAAATGGAAGCCCAAGTGCTTGACTCGATGGATTTAGAGCGTGAGCGTGGCATTACCATTAAAGCTCAAAGCGTAACCCTCAACTACAAAGCCAAAGATGGCGAAACCTACCAGTTAAACTTTATCGACACCCCAGGGCACGTCGATTTTTCCTATGAAGTTTCTCGTTCATTAGCCGCTTGTGAAGGGGCGTTGTTGGTGGTCGATGCAGGGCAAGGCGTGGAAGCCCAAACCTTGGCAAACTGCTACACGGCGATTGAAATGGATTTGGAAGTTGTCCCGATTTTGAACAAAATCGACCTGCCTGCGGCTGAACCAGAGCGTGTGGCGGAAGAGATCGAAGATATTGTCGGCATTGATGCGATGGAAGCGGTGCGTTGTTCGGCAAAAACGGGGTTAGGCATTGATTTAGTGCTTGAAGAGATTGTCGCGAAAATTCCTGCCCCTGAAGGCGACCCTGATGCCCCGTTACAGGCGTTGATCATCGACTCTTGGTTCGATAACTACTTGGGTGTGGTGTCATTGGTGCGAGTGAAAAACGGCTCGATCAAAAAAGGCGACAAAATCAAAGTGATGTCCACAGGGCAGTCTTACAATGTTGATCGTCTTGGTATTTTCACTCCGAAACAAGTGGATACCTCGGAACTCAAAACAGGTGAAGTGGGTTGGGTCGTCTGTGCGATCAAGGATATTTTGGGGGCACCTGTCGGCGATACGCTCACCTCTCATCACCATTCGGCAACGGAAGCCTTACCTGGTTTTAAAAAGGTGAAACCGCAGGTGTATGCGGGCTTGTTCCCGATTAGTTCGGACGATTACGAAGCCTTCCGTGATGCACTCGGCAAATTGAGCTTAAACGATGCGTCATTATTCTACGAGCCAGAAAATTCAACAGCGTTAGGCTTCGGCTTCCGTTGCGGTTTCTTGGGCTTGTTGCATATGGAAATTATCCAAGAGCGTTTGGAGCGTGAATACGATCTTGACCTCATCACCACCGCCCCAACGGTCGTGTACGAAGTGGAACAAACTAATGGCGAAGTGGTCTATGTCGATAGTCCGTCAAAACTGCCACCAATTAGCAATATTGCCGATATTCGTGAACCGATTGCTGAATGTAATATGCTTGTGCCACAAGAGTTTTTGGGCAACGTGATTACCCTTTGCGTAGAAAAACGTGGTGTGCAAACCAATATGGTTTATCACGGCAACCAAATCGCCTTAACTTACGAAATCCCAATGGGTGAAGTGGTGTTAGACTTCTTTGACCGTTTGAAATCGACTTCCCGTGGCTATGCGTCGTTGGACTACGGCTTCAAACGTTTCCAATCAGCAGATATGGTGCGGGTCGATATTATGATCAACGGCGAACGGGTTGATGCCTTGGCGTTAATCGTCCACAAAGCGAATGCTCCATACCGTGGGCGTGAGTTGGTGGAAAAAATGAAAGAACTTATTCCACGTCAGCAATTCGACATCGCTATCCAAGCTGCCATCGGCAACCACATCATCGCCCGTTCAACGGTGAAACAGTTGCGTAAAAACGTATTGGCAAAATGTTACGGAGGGGATGTCAGCCGTAAGAAAAAACTGTTACAGAAACAGAAAGAGGGTAAAAAACGAATGAAATCCCTTGGTAACGTGGAAGTGCCACAAGAAGCCTTCTTAGCGATTTTGCACGTGGGCAAGGATTAA
- a CDS encoding GTPase Era — protein MTEQKTYCGFIAIVGRPNVGKSTLLNKILGQKISITSRKAQTTRHRILGIKTEGAYQEIYVDTPGLHIEEKRAINRLMNRAASSAISDVDMVIFVVEGTKWTDDDEMVLNKLRATKAPVVLAINKVDNIKEKEELLPHITQLSEKFPFKEIVPISAQRGNNVHLLEKFVRQSLREGVHHYPEEYVTDRSQRFMASEIIREKLMRFMGEELPYSVTVEIEQFKTNERGTYEINGLILVEREGQKKMVIGNKGQKIKVIGTEARADMERLFDNKVHLELWVKVKAGWADDERALRSLGYIDE, from the coding sequence ATGACAGAGCAAAAAACATACTGTGGCTTTATTGCCATTGTCGGTCGTCCAAATGTAGGCAAATCGACCTTATTAAACAAAATCTTAGGGCAGAAAATTTCGATTACTTCCCGCAAAGCTCAAACCACCCGCCACCGTATTCTTGGCATCAAAACCGAAGGAGCATATCAGGAAATTTATGTCGATACTCCAGGGCTACATATTGAAGAAAAACGGGCGATTAACCGTTTGATGAACCGTGCCGCCAGCAGTGCGATTAGCGATGTGGATATGGTGATTTTCGTGGTCGAAGGCACCAAATGGACGGACGATGACGAAATGGTGCTCAATAAACTGCGGGCGACCAAAGCCCCAGTGGTGCTAGCGATCAACAAAGTCGATAACATTAAAGAGAAAGAGGAATTGCTGCCGCATATCACCCAATTAAGTGAAAAATTCCCATTCAAAGAGATCGTGCCGATTTCAGCTCAACGAGGCAATAATGTGCATCTACTGGAAAAATTTGTTCGCCAATCACTGCGTGAAGGTGTGCATCATTACCCTGAAGAATATGTGACCGACCGTTCCCAACGCTTTATGGCATCGGAAATTATCCGTGAAAAACTGATGCGTTTTATGGGCGAAGAGTTGCCTTATTCGGTAACGGTTGAAATTGAGCAGTTTAAAACTAACGAACGCGGCACGTACGAAATCAATGGCTTAATTTTAGTGGAACGCGAAGGACAGAAAAAAATGGTGATCGGCAATAAAGGGCAGAAAATCAAAGTGATCGGTACCGAAGCCCGAGCCGATATGGAACGCCTGTTTGATAACAAAGTTCACTTGGAATTATGGGTGAAAGTCAAAGCTGGCTGGGCTGATGATGAACGAGCCTTACGCAGCTTGGGTTATATTGATGAATGA